A genomic segment from Actinoplanes sichuanensis encodes:
- the nfi gene encoding deoxyribonuclease V (cleaves DNA at apurinic or apyrimidinic sites), whose amino-acid sequence MDAWPRTEEEALAVQDALRSRVVLEDGPALPSTVAGLDVAYSTDDQRLAAAIVVLNTADLSIADTAVVRGVPAFPYVPGLFAFREVPALLSALERLTVRPEVLICDGHGLAHPRRFGLAAHLGVLTDLPSFGVGKTRLVGDWEPVGEPRGSRSALVDAGETVGAVLRTQAGVKPVFVSVGHRIGLDRACELTLRLAPRFRLPETTRVADRACRDLLS is encoded by the coding sequence GTGGATGCCTGGCCGCGTACCGAAGAAGAAGCTCTCGCCGTGCAGGACGCCCTGCGTTCCCGCGTGGTCCTCGAGGATGGTCCGGCGCTGCCGTCGACCGTCGCCGGGCTGGACGTGGCCTACTCCACCGACGATCAGCGCCTGGCCGCCGCGATCGTCGTCCTGAACACCGCCGACCTCTCGATCGCCGACACCGCCGTGGTCCGCGGGGTGCCGGCCTTCCCGTACGTCCCGGGGCTGTTCGCCTTCCGCGAGGTGCCGGCGCTGCTGTCCGCCCTCGAACGGCTGACCGTGCGGCCCGAGGTGCTGATCTGCGACGGGCACGGCCTCGCCCACCCACGCCGGTTCGGGCTCGCCGCGCACCTCGGTGTGCTCACCGATCTCCCGTCGTTCGGCGTCGGGAAGACCCGCCTGGTGGGAGACTGGGAACCGGTCGGCGAACCGCGGGGCTCGCGATCCGCGCTCGTCGACGCGGGGGAGACGGTCGGCGCCGTGCTGCGTACCCAGGCCGGGGTGAAACCGGTCTTCGTCTCGGTCGGGCACCGGATCGGCCTGGACCGGGCGTGCGAGCTGACACTCCGCCTGGCACCGCGTTTCCGGCTGCCGGAGACGACCAGGGTTGCGGACCGTGCTTGCCGAGATCTGCTGAGTTAA
- a CDS encoding GAF domain-containing protein, producing MNPWLALTPGDDPAERIRLIGRAHERFLAGELRPDRMRRVVADSWARSAAFIGADSTAPIDLAEDELEAYRSAHPLARVMPIFRDLLGGLAEDGDHMMAVCDAHGRLLWVEGHPATLRSAASMNFVPGARWDEAHAGTNAPGTALAVDHALQIFATEHFSHPVQRWTCAAAPIHDPGTGRLLGAIDVTGGDHLANPHSLALVRATALAAEAYLRQGVRTARKPQVAALGRNEALVAFGGERLRLKRRHSELLVLLTVHPEGRTGEQLGIDLYGDDVNPVTIRAELSRLRRILGPELLDSRPYRFRADVATDHGTVARLLDAGRTAEAVDAYPGPLLPASDAPGIVRLRRLLDDRLRAAILESGDRRLLRSWLNSSWGSDDLDLWEAYAALAPADPVAARRVAALTLEYACNVAAT from the coding sequence GTGAACCCGTGGCTCGCGCTGACCCCCGGAGACGACCCCGCCGAGCGGATCCGGCTGATCGGTCGTGCCCATGAGAGGTTCCTGGCCGGCGAGCTGAGGCCGGATCGGATGCGGCGGGTGGTGGCCGACTCCTGGGCCCGGTCGGCCGCGTTCATCGGCGCGGACAGCACCGCGCCGATCGACCTGGCCGAGGACGAACTGGAGGCGTACCGGTCGGCGCACCCGCTGGCCCGGGTCATGCCGATCTTCCGGGACCTGCTGGGCGGTCTGGCCGAGGACGGCGACCACATGATGGCGGTCTGCGACGCGCACGGGCGCCTGCTCTGGGTGGAGGGGCACCCGGCCACGTTGCGCAGCGCCGCGTCGATGAACTTCGTACCCGGTGCCCGCTGGGACGAGGCGCACGCCGGGACGAACGCACCGGGCACCGCGCTCGCCGTCGACCACGCTCTGCAGATCTTCGCGACCGAGCACTTCAGTCATCCGGTGCAGCGGTGGACCTGCGCGGCGGCCCCGATCCACGATCCCGGCACCGGCCGGCTGCTCGGGGCGATCGACGTCACGGGCGGGGACCATCTCGCCAATCCGCACAGCCTGGCCCTGGTCCGCGCCACCGCGCTGGCGGCTGAGGCGTACCTCCGGCAAGGGGTCCGGACCGCCCGGAAACCGCAGGTCGCGGCACTCGGCCGCAACGAGGCCCTGGTCGCGTTCGGCGGCGAACGGCTCCGTCTCAAACGACGACACTCCGAGCTGCTGGTGCTGCTCACCGTGCATCCGGAGGGCCGGACCGGCGAGCAGCTCGGCATCGACCTGTACGGCGACGACGTGAACCCGGTGACGATCCGCGCCGAACTGTCCCGCCTGCGCCGCATCCTGGGCCCGGAACTGCTCGACTCACGGCCCTACCGGTTCCGCGCCGACGTGGCGACCGATCACGGCACGGTCGCGCGGCTGCTGGACGCCGGGCGGACGGCCGAGGCCGTGGACGCGTACCCCGGGCCGCTGTTGCCCGCCTCGGACGCGCCCGGAATCGTGCGCCTGCGGCGGCTGCTGGACGACCGGCTGCGCGCCGCGATCCTGGAGTCCGGCGACCGACGGCTGCTCCGGAGCTGGCTGAACAGTTCGTGGGGCAGCGACGATCTGGACCTCTGGGAGGCGTACGCGGCACTGGCCCCGGCCGACCCGGTCGCCGCCCGTCGGGTCGCCGCCCTGACCCTGGAATACGCGTGCAACGTTGCTGCAACGTAG
- the exaC gene encoding acetaldehyde dehydrogenase ExaC encodes MTIYTPPGSEGSIVSYQSRYDHYIGGEYVPPAKGQYFTNPSPVTGQIFCEVARGTADDVEKALDAAHAAAPGWGRTSPTERANILNRIADRMEQNLEKLAVAEAWENGKAVRETLAADIPLAIDHFRYFAGAIRAQEGTAGELDEDTVAYHFHEPLGVVAQIIPWNFPILMAVWKLAPALAAGNAVVLKPAEQTPASIHYLFSLIGDLIPAGVVNIVNGFGVEAGKPLASSSRVAKVAFTGETTTGRLIMQYASENLIPVTLELGGKSPNIFFEDVSRADDDFFDKALEGFAMFALNQGEVCTCPSRALIQQGHYSDFLAAGVKRVENLKQGNPLDTDTQVGAQASNDQLEKILSYLDIGRQEGARALVGGAKAEMPGDLAGGYYVQPTIFEGRNNMRIFQEEIFGPVVSVTPFGDFDDAIKIANDTLYGLGAGVWTRDGNQAYRAGRAIKAGRVWTNCYHLYPAHAAFGGYKQSGIGRENHRMMLDHYQQTKNLLVSYSPKALGFF; translated from the coding sequence GTGACCATCTATACCCCGCCCGGCTCCGAAGGCTCGATCGTCAGCTACCAGTCACGCTACGACCACTACATCGGTGGCGAGTACGTCCCGCCGGCCAAGGGCCAGTACTTCACCAACCCCTCCCCGGTGACCGGCCAGATCTTCTGCGAGGTCGCCCGGGGCACCGCCGACGACGTGGAGAAGGCCCTGGACGCGGCACACGCCGCCGCACCCGGATGGGGTCGCACCTCCCCCACCGAGCGGGCCAACATCCTCAACCGGATCGCCGACCGGATGGAGCAGAACCTCGAGAAGCTCGCCGTCGCCGAAGCCTGGGAGAACGGCAAGGCGGTACGGGAGACGCTGGCCGCCGACATCCCGCTCGCGATCGACCATTTCCGCTACTTCGCCGGCGCGATCCGCGCGCAGGAGGGCACTGCGGGCGAACTGGACGAGGACACCGTCGCCTACCACTTCCACGAGCCGCTCGGCGTGGTCGCGCAGATCATCCCGTGGAACTTCCCGATCCTGATGGCGGTCTGGAAGCTGGCCCCCGCTCTGGCCGCCGGCAACGCGGTGGTGCTGAAGCCGGCCGAGCAGACCCCGGCGTCCATCCACTACCTGTTCTCGCTGATCGGCGACCTGATCCCGGCGGGCGTGGTGAACATCGTCAACGGCTTCGGCGTCGAGGCGGGCAAGCCGCTGGCCAGCTCGAGCCGGGTGGCCAAGGTCGCGTTCACCGGTGAGACCACCACCGGCCGCCTGATCATGCAGTACGCCTCGGAGAACCTGATCCCGGTCACCCTGGAACTCGGCGGCAAGAGCCCGAACATCTTCTTCGAGGACGTCAGCCGGGCCGACGACGACTTCTTCGACAAGGCGCTCGAGGGCTTCGCGATGTTCGCCCTCAACCAGGGCGAGGTGTGCACCTGCCCGTCCCGCGCGCTGATCCAGCAGGGCCACTACTCGGACTTCCTGGCCGCCGGCGTGAAGCGGGTGGAGAACCTCAAGCAGGGCAACCCGCTCGACACCGACACCCAGGTCGGCGCGCAGGCCTCCAACGACCAGCTGGAGAAGATCCTCTCCTACCTCGACATCGGCCGGCAGGAGGGCGCCCGCGCCCTGGTCGGCGGTGCGAAGGCGGAGATGCCGGGCGACCTGGCCGGCGGCTACTACGTGCAGCCGACGATCTTCGAGGGCCGCAACAACATGCGGATCTTCCAGGAGGAGATCTTCGGGCCGGTGGTCTCGGTCACGCCGTTCGGCGACTTCGACGACGCGATCAAAATCGCCAACGACACGCTGTACGGGCTGGGCGCCGGCGTCTGGACGCGGGACGGCAACCAGGCGTACCGGGCCGGGCGGGCGATCAAGGCGGGCCGGGTGTGGACGAACTGCTACCACCTCTACCCGGCGCACGCTGCGTTCGGTGGTTACAAGCAGTCCGGCATCGGCCGGGAGAACCACCGGATGATGCTCGACCACTACCAGCAGACCAAGAACCTGCTGGTCAGCTACTCGCCCAAGGCTCTCGGGTTCTTCTAG
- a CDS encoding DUF779 domain-containing protein, translated as MVATRVDVTPAAADMMRQLRGQHGPLMFHQSGGCCDGSSPMCYLEGEFRTGGSDVLLQSLAIEGVPEPITFWMSASQFELWKHTHLTVDVVPGRGSGFSLEAPEGVRFLIRSRLLTSEELAELG; from the coding sequence ATGGTCGCGACCAGAGTCGACGTGACTCCCGCGGCTGCCGACATGATGCGGCAGCTGCGGGGACAGCACGGCCCACTGATGTTCCACCAGTCCGGCGGGTGCTGTGACGGCAGCTCGCCCATGTGTTACCTGGAGGGCGAGTTCCGTACCGGCGGCTCGGACGTGCTCTTGCAGTCTCTGGCGATCGAGGGGGTGCCGGAGCCCATCACGTTCTGGATGTCGGCCAGTCAGTTCGAACTCTGGAAGCACACGCACCTGACCGTGGACGTGGTCCCCGGCCGCGGCTCCGGCTTCTCACTGGAGGCGCCGGAGGGCGTCCGGTTCCTCATCCGCTCCCGTCTGCTCACCAGCGAGGAGCTGGCGGAACTCGGCTAA
- a CDS encoding polysaccharide deacetylase family protein, which translates to MTTGSKGVALTFDDGPDPDLTPKLLKLLAKEKVKATFCLVGTQARRHPDLVRAIAKGGHSFCNHSWNHDLKLGKRSHHAIRADLERTNAAIRAAVPGAKIRYMRAPGGNFTPALVKISAELGMHSIYWKVDPRDWDQRETESNNAHRDKIIRSVKKHTHAGAIVLSHDYAQPATIDAYRVLIPYLRKRFQLVALV; encoded by the coding sequence ATGACGACCGGGTCCAAGGGAGTCGCGCTCACCTTCGACGACGGTCCCGACCCGGACCTCACCCCGAAACTGTTGAAGCTCCTCGCCAAGGAGAAGGTCAAGGCCACCTTCTGCCTGGTCGGCACCCAGGCGCGCCGCCACCCCGATCTGGTGCGCGCGATCGCCAAGGGCGGCCACAGCTTCTGCAACCACTCGTGGAACCACGACCTCAAACTCGGCAAGCGCTCACACCACGCCATCCGCGCCGATCTGGAGCGCACCAACGCCGCCATCCGCGCCGCCGTCCCGGGCGCCAAGATCCGTTACATGCGCGCACCGGGCGGCAACTTCACCCCGGCCCTGGTCAAGATCTCGGCCGAGCTGGGCATGCACTCGATCTACTGGAAGGTCGACCCGCGCGACTGGGATCAGCGCGAGACCGAGTCGAACAACGCCCACCGCGACAAGATCATCCGGTCGGTGAAGAAGCACACGCACGCCGGCGCGATCGTCCTCTCCCACGATTACGCGCAGCCGGCCACCATCGACGCCTACCGCGTCCTGATCCCTTACCTGCGCAAGCGCTTCCAGCTGGTGGCTCTCGTCTGA
- a CDS encoding DUF3499 domain-containing protein — MRSPRRCSRNGCPRQAVATLTYVYGDSTAVVGPLAAFAEPHTYDLCETHARSLTAPRGWELVRHDGDFAPPPPTTDDLVALAEAVREAARPVPPRPDDTEHTQGHQTGRRGHLRVIPPSH, encoded by the coding sequence GTGAGGTCACCACGGCGCTGCTCCCGGAACGGCTGTCCCCGACAGGCGGTCGCCACCCTGACCTACGTCTACGGCGATTCCACGGCCGTCGTGGGCCCGCTGGCGGCCTTCGCCGAACCCCACACGTACGACCTGTGCGAGACGCACGCCCGCAGCCTCACCGCCCCCCGAGGCTGGGAACTCGTGCGCCACGACGGTGACTTCGCGCCTCCGCCCCCCACCACCGACGACCTGGTCGCTCTCGCCGAGGCCGTCCGTGAGGCCGCCCGTCCGGTCCCGCCACGCCCGGACGACACCGAACACACCCAGGGCCACCAGACCGGCCGCCGCGGTCATCTCCGGGTGATCCCGCCTTCGCACTGA
- a CDS encoding metallopeptidase family protein, with protein sequence MTTSPERRRTDGKATRSTGPGHPTRRDRHGRGLRGRLVPATVPLARTKAEIFDDLVLDTVESLERRYAKELAGVEFAVEDVPPELNVYDSDVLEDGEVPLARLLPGRPGRHELPPRIVLYRRPLEFRAMDREDLADLVHDVIIEQVANLLGVDPDELA encoded by the coding sequence GTGACCACCAGCCCCGAACGCCGCCGGACGGACGGCAAGGCGACGCGCAGCACCGGTCCGGGCCATCCCACGCGACGGGATCGGCACGGCCGAGGCCTGCGTGGCCGTCTGGTGCCGGCTACCGTGCCGCTGGCCCGCACCAAGGCGGAGATCTTCGACGACCTGGTGCTGGACACCGTGGAGAGCCTCGAGCGGCGGTATGCCAAGGAGCTCGCCGGCGTGGAGTTCGCGGTCGAGGACGTGCCACCGGAGCTGAACGTCTACGACTCGGACGTGCTCGAGGACGGCGAGGTGCCCCTGGCCCGGTTGCTGCCGGGCCGTCCGGGGCGGCATGAGCTGCCGCCACGGATCGTGCTCTACCGGCGCCCGCTGGAGTTCCGGGCGATGGATCGGGAGGACCTCGCCGACCTCGTCCACGATGTGATCATCGAGCAGGTTGCCAACCTGCTCGGGGTGGATCCCGACGAGTTGGCTTAG
- a CDS encoding WhiB family transcriptional regulator, with the protein MEATQVEGVDLLGDAPEWQERALCSQTDPEAFFPEKGGSTREAKRICGRCDVKAECLEYALGHDERFGIWGGLSERERRKLKRRVA; encoded by the coding sequence ATGGAAGCGACGCAGGTTGAAGGGGTAGACCTGCTCGGGGACGCGCCCGAGTGGCAGGAGCGGGCGCTGTGTTCACAGACCGATCCCGAGGCTTTCTTCCCTGAGAAGGGCGGCTCGACGCGCGAGGCGAAGCGCATCTGCGGCCGCTGTGATGTGAAAGCCGAGTGTCTGGAGTATGCGCTCGGGCACGACGAACGTTTCGGGATCTGGGGTGGACTGTCCGAACGTGAACGTCGCAAGTTGAAGCGACGGGTGGCCTAA
- a CDS encoding bifunctional FO biosynthesis protein CofGH: MVEVNVEPVPTEASIRRALRRAADGKAIDVDEAVALLTARDEQFDELLAIAGGIRDAGLREAGRPGVVTYSRKVFIPLTRLCRDRCHYCTFATVPHKLPAPFLERDEVLEIARQGAAQGCKEALFTLGDRPEERWPAARQWLDERGYDSTLDYVRACAIAVLEETGLLPHLNPGVMSWAELQRLKPVAPSMGMMLETTATRLWSEKGGPHYGSPDKEPAVRLRVLDDAGRVGVPFTTGILIGIGENLTERVDSLFAIRRTAREFGHIQEVIVQNFRAKPDTAMRGMPDAELRELAATVAVARIIMGPRARIQAPPNLIDDEFALLLRAGIDDWGGVSPVTPDHVNPERPWPQIDLLAEKSEKSGFILKERLTIYPEYVRRGDEGWLDPRIKNHVAALATDDGLAQIGTNPAGLPWQEPDESFGGGRIDLFKSIDEEGRTEDRRSDFDHVYGDWDEVAAHVRSAPASMPTDVVAALKLASEDPAALLLEQHEDKAMALFNADGPALDELARIADDLRRQVNGDDITYVVNRNINFSNVCYVGCRFCAFAQREKDADAYRLSVEQVADRAEEAWRDGASEVCMQGGIDPKMPVTAYADLVRAVKQRVPGMHVHAYSPMEIVTASAKAGVSLREWLTGLKEAGLGTIPGTAAEILDDDVRWVLTKGKLPTSTWVDVVTTAHQVGIRSSSTMMYGHVDHPRQWLGHFRVLAGIQDVTGGFTEFVALPFIHTNAPIYLAGIARPGPTWRENRVVHAMARVLLHGRIDNIQCSWVKLGDEGTRVMLNSGCNDLGGTLMEETISRMAGSEHGSARTVAELKELAAAAGRPAVERTTVYGRR, from the coding sequence GTGGTAGAGGTCAACGTGGAACCCGTACCGACCGAGGCGAGCATCCGCCGCGCACTGCGCCGCGCAGCCGACGGTAAAGCGATCGACGTCGATGAGGCTGTGGCGCTGCTCACGGCCCGAGACGAACAGTTCGACGAGCTGCTGGCGATCGCCGGTGGCATCCGGGACGCCGGCCTGCGCGAGGCCGGGCGGCCGGGCGTCGTCACGTACTCCCGTAAGGTCTTCATTCCGTTGACCCGGCTCTGCCGGGACCGATGCCACTACTGCACGTTCGCCACCGTGCCGCACAAGTTGCCGGCGCCGTTCCTGGAGCGTGACGAGGTCCTGGAGATCGCCCGGCAGGGCGCCGCGCAGGGCTGCAAGGAAGCGCTGTTCACCCTCGGTGACCGGCCGGAGGAGCGCTGGCCGGCGGCCCGGCAGTGGCTCGACGAGCGGGGGTACGACTCCACCCTCGACTACGTGCGGGCCTGCGCCATCGCCGTGCTGGAGGAGACCGGTCTGCTCCCGCACCTCAACCCGGGCGTGATGAGCTGGGCCGAGCTGCAGCGACTCAAGCCGGTGGCGCCGAGCATGGGCATGATGCTGGAGACCACCGCCACCCGGCTGTGGTCGGAGAAGGGCGGTCCGCACTACGGCTCGCCGGACAAGGAGCCCGCGGTCCGCCTGCGGGTGCTCGACGACGCCGGTCGGGTCGGTGTGCCGTTCACCACGGGCATCCTGATCGGCATCGGGGAGAACCTGACCGAGCGGGTCGACTCGCTCTTCGCGATCCGTCGGACGGCCCGGGAGTTCGGGCACATCCAAGAGGTGATCGTGCAGAATTTCCGCGCCAAGCCGGACACGGCGATGCGTGGGATGCCCGACGCGGAGCTGCGCGAGCTGGCCGCCACGGTGGCGGTGGCGCGGATCATCATGGGCCCGCGAGCACGGATCCAGGCCCCACCGAACCTGATCGACGACGAGTTCGCACTGCTGCTGCGCGCCGGGATCGACGACTGGGGTGGCGTCTCCCCGGTGACACCCGATCACGTGAATCCGGAGCGTCCGTGGCCGCAGATCGACCTGCTCGCCGAAAAATCGGAAAAGTCCGGATTCATCCTCAAGGAGCGCCTGACCATCTACCCGGAGTACGTCCGCCGGGGTGACGAAGGCTGGCTCGATCCGCGTATCAAGAACCACGTCGCTGCGCTGGCCACCGACGACGGCCTCGCGCAAATCGGGACGAATCCGGCAGGGTTGCCGTGGCAGGAGCCCGACGAGAGCTTCGGCGGCGGCCGCATCGACCTCTTCAAGAGCATCGACGAGGAGGGCCGCACCGAGGACCGCCGCTCCGACTTCGACCACGTCTACGGCGACTGGGACGAGGTCGCCGCCCATGTCCGCAGCGCACCGGCGAGTATGCCCACCGACGTGGTGGCGGCTCTCAAGCTGGCCTCGGAAGACCCGGCCGCCCTGCTCCTGGAGCAGCACGAGGACAAGGCGATGGCGCTGTTCAACGCCGACGGCCCGGCTCTCGACGAACTCGCCCGGATCGCCGACGACCTGCGTCGGCAGGTCAACGGCGACGACATCACGTACGTGGTGAACCGCAACATCAACTTCTCGAACGTCTGTTACGTCGGCTGCCGGTTCTGCGCGTTCGCCCAGCGAGAGAAGGACGCCGACGCCTACCGCCTGTCGGTCGAGCAGGTCGCCGACCGGGCCGAGGAGGCGTGGCGGGACGGCGCGTCCGAGGTGTGCATGCAGGGTGGCATCGACCCCAAGATGCCGGTCACCGCGTATGCCGACCTGGTTCGCGCGGTCAAGCAGCGCGTTCCCGGGATGCACGTCCACGCGTACTCCCCGATGGAGATCGTCACCGCCTCGGCGAAGGCCGGGGTGTCGCTGCGGGAGTGGCTGACCGGCCTGAAGGAGGCGGGTCTCGGCACCATTCCGGGTACCGCCGCCGAGATCCTCGACGACGACGTGCGCTGGGTGCTGACCAAGGGCAAGCTGCCCACCTCGACCTGGGTGGACGTGGTGACGACCGCGCACCAGGTGGGCATCCGGTCCAGTTCGACCATGATGTACGGCCACGTCGACCACCCGCGCCAGTGGCTCGGCCACTTCCGGGTGCTGGCCGGCATTCAGGACGTGACGGGTGGGTTCACCGAGTTCGTGGCGCTGCCGTTCATCCACACGAACGCCCCGATCTACCTGGCCGGCATCGCCCGTCCGGGTCCGACCTGGAGGGAGAACCGGGTCGTGCACGCGATGGCCCGGGTGCTGCTGCACGGCCGGATCGACAACATTCAGTGCTCCTGGGTGAAACTCGGCGACGAGGGTACCCGCGTGATGCTCAACAGTGGTTGTAATGACCTGGGGGGCACTCTCATGGAGGAGACGATCTCGAGAATGGCCGGTTCGGAGCACGGTTCGGCCAGGACGGTCGCGGAGCTGAAGGAGCTGGCGGCGGCCGCTGGACGGCCTGCGGTGGAACGCACCACGGTGTACGGACGGCGCTAG
- the cofD gene encoding 2-phospho-L-lactate transferase, translated as MRIVVLTGGIGGARFLLGVRAHARAIGAEVTAVVNVGDDVRMHGLQICPDLDSVMYTLGGAADPERGWGRVGETWVVKEELAKYGVEPSWFGLGDKDTATHLVRTTMLNAGYPLSAVTAALCERWQPGITMLPATDDRLETHVVVDVDGERKAIHFQEWWVRHRGAVPTHNFVFRGADSAKPGVGVLDAVSAADVILVAPSNPVVSIAPILAVPALKEAVAAGSAPVVGVSPIIGGSPVRGMADKCLATLGVEVSAAGVGRMYGPRADGGLLDGWLVDTSDEGAQVPGVRTRAVPLWMRDEDATARMVADALELAR; from the coding sequence ATGCGGATCGTGGTCCTGACCGGGGGCATCGGCGGTGCCCGTTTCCTTCTCGGCGTGCGAGCTCACGCCCGAGCCATCGGCGCGGAGGTGACGGCGGTCGTCAATGTCGGCGACGACGTGCGCATGCACGGCCTCCAGATCTGTCCCGACCTGGATTCGGTGATGTACACGCTGGGCGGCGCCGCCGACCCCGAGCGCGGCTGGGGCCGGGTCGGCGAGACGTGGGTGGTCAAGGAGGAGTTGGCGAAGTACGGGGTGGAGCCGTCCTGGTTCGGCCTCGGCGACAAGGACACCGCCACCCATCTGGTACGCACCACCATGCTGAACGCCGGATACCCGCTCTCCGCGGTCACCGCCGCCCTCTGTGAGCGCTGGCAGCCCGGCATCACCATGCTCCCGGCCACCGACGACCGGCTCGAGACACACGTGGTGGTGGATGTCGACGGCGAGCGGAAGGCGATCCACTTCCAGGAGTGGTGGGTCCGTCACCGGGGCGCCGTGCCGACGCACAACTTCGTCTTCCGGGGCGCCGACAGCGCGAAACCGGGCGTCGGCGTTCTCGACGCGGTCTCGGCGGCTGACGTGATCCTCGTCGCCCCGAGCAATCCGGTGGTGAGTATCGCCCCGATCCTGGCCGTGCCCGCGCTCAAGGAGGCGGTCGCCGCCGGTTCGGCGCCGGTGGTGGGCGTCTCGCCGATCATCGGCGGCTCCCCGGTCCGCGGGATGGCCGACAAGTGCCTGGCCACGCTGGGGGTCGAGGTGAGCGCGGCGGGCGTCGGCCGGATGTACGGCCCACGCGCCGACGGCGGCCTGCTGGACGGCTGGCTGGTCGACACCTCCGACGAGGGCGCCCAGGTCCCCGGCGTGCGGACCCGGGCGGTGCCGCTGTGGATGCGCGACGAGGACGCGACCGCGCGGATGGTCGCCGACGCGCTGGAGCTGGCCCGATGA
- a CDS encoding coenzyme F420-0:L-glutamate ligase, translating to MTGGTPDDGLQVLPVRGIGDVVAGDDLARLIVTAAPWITDGDVLVVTSKIVSKAEGRLVEVPADGPERDEARQRVLDGETARVVARRGPTSIVQTHHGFVMAAAGIDASNVDKTHLVLLPEDPDASARRLRADLLARGLDVVIVISDTMGRAWRNGLTDVALGAAGIEALLDHRGQVDPYGNELSLTQMAVVDELAAAAELVKGKCDRVPVAVVRGHPRSGEGSGAAVLIRDAESDMFSLGTAEARAAGLRAAAVLPDSPPAAAVPPDSPPAAPVSAVPTVDPAVVARALQTLDGLRQSDVQLTDGIRLTPARGGAAALIRTGADAHRLRAALAAEGIETTAVIDDEGVTLTYGVSA from the coding sequence ATGACCGGCGGCACGCCCGATGACGGCCTCCAGGTCCTGCCGGTCCGCGGGATCGGCGACGTGGTGGCCGGCGACGACCTCGCGCGGCTGATCGTCACCGCCGCGCCGTGGATCACCGACGGTGACGTCCTGGTGGTGACCAGCAAGATCGTGTCCAAGGCGGAGGGCCGCCTGGTGGAGGTTCCGGCGGACGGCCCGGAGCGTGACGAGGCCCGTCAGCGGGTGCTGGACGGCGAGACCGCCCGGGTGGTGGCCCGCCGTGGCCCGACCTCGATCGTGCAGACCCACCACGGTTTCGTGATGGCGGCCGCCGGCATCGACGCGTCGAACGTGGACAAGACCCACCTGGTGCTGCTGCCCGAGGACCCGGACGCGTCGGCCCGCCGACTGCGCGCCGACCTGCTCGCCCGCGGGCTCGACGTGGTGATCGTCATCTCCGACACGATGGGCCGGGCGTGGCGCAACGGCCTGACCGACGTGGCTCTGGGCGCGGCCGGGATCGAGGCGCTGCTCGACCATCGGGGACAGGTCGATCCGTATGGCAACGAGCTGTCGCTGACCCAGATGGCGGTGGTCGACGAGTTGGCGGCCGCGGCCGAGCTGGTCAAGGGCAAGTGCGACCGGGTGCCGGTGGCCGTGGTGCGCGGTCATCCACGATCCGGCGAGGGTTCCGGGGCGGCCGTGCTGATCCGCGACGCCGAGAGCGACATGTTCAGCCTGGGCACCGCCGAGGCCCGGGCCGCCGGTCTGCGGGCCGCCGCGGTACTCCCCGACTCACCGCCCGCCGCCGCGGTACCCCCCGACTCACCGCCCGCCGCCCCGGTGTCCGCCGTACCGACGGTCGATCCGGCCGTCGTCGCCCGTGCGCTTCAGACGCTTGACGGTCTGCGGCAGTCGGATGTCCAGCTGACCGACGGCATCCGCCTCACCCCGGCCCGGGGCGGGGCCGCCGCGCTGATCCGCACCGGAGCGGACGCACATCGCCTGCGGGCCGCCCTGGCCGCCGAAGGCATCGAGACCACCGCCGTCATCGACGACGAGGGCGTCACCCTGACCTACGGAGTATCGGCATGA